The Marinobacter subterrani genome has a segment encoding these proteins:
- a CDS encoding PP2C family protein-serine/threonine phosphatase translates to MDDSVAEHRPLRILIADDSDSDRLILRTLVKRLGHQVLEASNGLDAVALFRREAPDLVLLDALMPVMDGMEAARQIKSLAGERLVPVIFLTSLSEAGALARCLEAGGDGFLGKPYNRIIIEAKINAFNRMRLMHQALSEQRDLSRERNRQLTEEQEIAKRVFDNVAHSGCLGASNIRYHASPQSIFNGDVLFASPRPAGGVLIFMGDFTGHGLPAAIGAMPVAEIFYGMASKGFNGQDVLREINQKLKRILPTDMFCCGAMIEADFKLNQVQVWNGGLPDGWLIRASGERQALPSQHLPLGILPPEQFNAEFDRLGAGSGDRLLLMTDGFLESADSSGQVFGEQGVNQALAHLDASDHPFDAMMSAVHRFTGGFTDGDDLTLCCLEMSDQAGLSAVPDRAMPSALAGPAEWRCSYEIREQTLGEFSPLPLLLHICMEVPGLRRKSGEIYTLLAELYNNALEHGVLELPSEWKHSPEGFERYYQERRRRLANVEGHYIRFTLHHSLKPEGGRLRVVCEDSGRGFDFQNHPGATSSVHLGRSRRYAGRGLLLLKRLSESIRFHEQGNHVEIVYDWHFSGASANPGSEAT, encoded by the coding sequence ATGGATGATTCCGTGGCAGAACACAGACCACTCAGAATTTTGATTGCTGATGACTCCGACAGTGACCGGCTGATTCTCAGAACGCTTGTGAAGCGGCTGGGCCACCAGGTTCTGGAAGCCTCCAATGGTCTCGATGCGGTGGCCCTGTTCCGGCGGGAAGCGCCCGATCTGGTTCTGCTGGATGCCCTTATGCCGGTTATGGATGGCATGGAAGCGGCCCGGCAGATCAAATCCCTGGCCGGGGAACGGCTGGTTCCGGTGATTTTCCTGACCTCCCTGTCCGAGGCCGGCGCGCTCGCCCGCTGCCTGGAGGCCGGCGGTGACGGCTTTCTGGGAAAACCCTACAACCGGATTATCATCGAAGCGAAGATCAACGCGTTCAACCGTATGCGGCTGATGCACCAGGCCCTGTCTGAACAGCGGGATCTGAGCCGGGAGCGGAACCGGCAATTGACGGAAGAGCAGGAAATCGCCAAGCGGGTCTTCGACAACGTTGCCCATTCCGGTTGCCTGGGGGCCAGCAACATCCGCTACCATGCATCGCCACAATCCATTTTCAATGGCGACGTGTTGTTTGCCTCGCCGAGACCGGCCGGCGGTGTGCTCATCTTCATGGGCGATTTTACCGGCCATGGGTTGCCGGCGGCGATCGGTGCCATGCCGGTGGCAGAAATCTTTTACGGCATGGCGAGCAAGGGTTTCAACGGCCAGGATGTACTGCGCGAGATCAACCAGAAGCTCAAGCGTATTCTACCCACCGACATGTTCTGTTGCGGCGCCATGATCGAGGCCGATTTCAAGCTCAACCAGGTTCAGGTCTGGAACGGCGGTTTGCCGGACGGCTGGCTGATTCGCGCCTCGGGTGAACGGCAGGCGCTGCCTTCCCAGCATCTGCCCCTGGGCATACTTCCGCCAGAACAGTTCAACGCTGAGTTCGATCGGCTTGGTGCCGGTTCCGGAGACCGGCTACTGCTGATGACCGACGGCTTCCTGGAATCGGCGGACAGTTCCGGCCAGGTTTTTGGCGAACAGGGCGTGAACCAGGCCCTGGCGCACCTGGATGCCAGTGATCACCCCTTTGACGCGATGATGTCCGCGGTTCACCGGTTTACCGGCGGCTTCACGGACGGCGACGATCTGACCCTCTGCTGCCTGGAAATGAGCGATCAGGCGGGCCTCTCGGCCGTGCCCGACCGGGCCATGCCGTCTGCGCTTGCCGGCCCGGCGGAGTGGCGCTGCAGCTATGAAATCCGGGAGCAGACTCTCGGGGAGTTCAGTCCGTTGCCGCTGTTGCTGCATATCTGCATGGAGGTTCCGGGGCTGCGGCGTAAAAGCGGTGAGATCTATACCCTGCTGGCAGAGCTTTACAATAATGCCCTGGAGCATGGCGTGCTGGAGTTGCCATCGGAATGGAAGCATTCGCCGGAAGGGTTTGAGCGTTACTATCAGGAGCGCAGGCGGCGCCTGGCCAACGTCGAGGGCCATTACATTCGCTTCACCCTTCATCATTCGCTGAAACCGGAAGGTGGCCGGCTGCGTGTTGTCTGCGAGGACAGCGGCCGGGGCTTTGATTTCCAGAACCATCCGGGCGCCACATCCAGCGTTCATCTCGGTCGAAGCAGGCGATATGCGGGTCGGGGGCTGTTATTGCTGAAGCGGCTCTCTGAATCGATCCGGTTTCATGAGCAGGGTAACCATGTTGAAATTGTTTATGATTGGCATTTTAGTGGCGCTTCAGCGAATCCGGGAAGCGAGGCAACCTAG
- a CDS encoding Hpt domain-containing protein yields the protein MSDKPHLDEEALAELQDVMEDEFEVLIHTYLEDSRDRIRSLREALAANDSDAFAKAAHSFKGSCINIGAPRLGELNLKAELAGKASRLEDVPALLAAIDAEFREVGERLEGLLVR from the coding sequence ATGAGTGATAAACCACACCTTGACGAGGAAGCACTGGCTGAGCTTCAGGACGTCATGGAAGATGAATTTGAAGTTCTGATACATACCTATCTTGAGGATTCGCGGGACAGAATCCGAAGCCTGCGGGAAGCGCTGGCGGCAAATGACAGCGATGCCTTCGCCAAGGCCGCCCACAGTTTCAAGGGTAGCTGCATCAATATCGGCGCTCCCCGCCTTGGTGAACTGAACCTGAAAGCTGAACTGGCGGGAAAGGCGTCCCGTCTGGAAGACGTCCCGGCATTGCTGGCGGCTATTGACGCGGAGTTCCGTGAGGTAGGTGAGCGGCTGGAGGGGCTTCTGGTTCGCTGA
- a CDS encoding flagellar hook-length control protein FliK, giving the protein MAQLVLPQTPAPGIQKDAGPSRSGSSRDPAERTSDFESVSRAEQKRLDRQKAEQKDNADNNANASATDEARPAKSDSGEGRPASETEVAAEKADGEAVQSSDAAEPKAAEAEVIGEVAGEDATALPLTFAELQAWLSPKAGGSGETGLFAAAPMAGSPVAAGMSGQQAAPGVALFNGLLGQGGKLPAGVKTDATVTEAVKAAALTDLGGNADPDTALTSGRFQSALDLVSQQGASGTNVAAKLAAETAGPLKSYATSIDVPVGHAEWGDKLVGKLSWLTARNMSVAEIHLTPPDMGPMEVKVRVHNEQANITVHAANPVVRDQLELHSHRLRDMLGEQGLSLAGFDVSDSPRQQTGDQGAGDGGGSGGRASSLADADAGDDQPNSGHLDLSWKGEVDIFA; this is encoded by the coding sequence ATGGCCCAACTGGTTCTCCCCCAAACGCCTGCGCCCGGTATCCAGAAGGATGCAGGTCCGTCCAGATCCGGCAGCAGTCGGGATCCGGCCGAACGAACGAGCGATTTCGAGTCCGTCTCCCGGGCGGAGCAGAAACGCCTGGACCGCCAGAAAGCGGAACAGAAGGACAACGCCGACAACAACGCCAATGCCAGTGCCACCGATGAAGCTCGGCCGGCCAAGTCTGATTCCGGCGAGGGCAGGCCTGCCAGCGAGACGGAGGTGGCCGCCGAAAAAGCTGATGGCGAAGCCGTGCAGTCTTCCGATGCGGCAGAGCCAAAGGCTGCCGAGGCGGAAGTAATCGGGGAGGTGGCTGGCGAGGATGCCACGGCGCTGCCTCTCACCTTTGCTGAACTGCAGGCCTGGCTGAGCCCGAAAGCCGGTGGCTCGGGTGAGACCGGCCTGTTCGCCGCAGCGCCCATGGCCGGGTCTCCGGTGGCGGCGGGCATGTCCGGCCAGCAGGCTGCCCCGGGCGTGGCCCTGTTCAACGGCCTTCTGGGCCAGGGCGGCAAGCTGCCTGCAGGCGTCAAGACGGATGCCACGGTAACCGAAGCCGTCAAGGCTGCAGCACTTACCGACCTTGGCGGGAACGCGGATCCGGATACAGCACTGACCTCGGGCCGTTTTCAGTCGGCTCTTGATCTGGTCTCCCAGCAGGGAGCCAGTGGCACTAATGTCGCAGCAAAGCTGGCGGCCGAGACAGCAGGGCCTCTAAAAAGCTATGCCACCTCGATTGACGTGCCGGTTGGTCACGCCGAATGGGGTGACAAGCTCGTCGGTAAACTGAGCTGGCTGACGGCCCGGAATATGTCCGTTGCCGAAATCCATCTCACGCCGCCCGATATGGGGCCGATGGAAGTCAAGGTGCGGGTCCATAACGAGCAGGCGAATATCACGGTTCACGCTGCCAATCCGGTGGTGCGCGACCAGCTTGAGCTGCATTCCCACCGGCTGCGCGACATGCTCGGGGAACAGGGGCTTTCTCTGGCCGGGTTCGATGTGTCTGATTCGCCGAGGCAGCAGACCGGCGACCAGGGCGCCGGCGATGGTGGTGGCTCGGGTGGCCGGGCATCGTCACTGGCAGACGCGGATGCCGGTGATGATCAACCGAACTCCGGTCACCTTGATCTCAGCTGGAAGGGCGAAGTAGACATCTTCGCCTGA
- a CDS encoding flagellar basal body-associated FliL family protein: protein MAENNASETAPAKKGKLKLIIMLVVVIIMAIVLSVVGTMWFLGGGLPFMSEDHGEAGETTEEAFVPSTYLLIDKALVTTVQAQGRQRYAQVYLALEATDPQALAAAQLHLPLIRSQLIMLLGKSEFNDLQTPEGRRGLAERMLTTVNQVLEQEGEPAVKRVLFRNFVVQ from the coding sequence ATGGCTGAAAACAACGCGTCTGAAACGGCTCCCGCCAAAAAAGGCAAACTGAAGCTGATCATCATGCTGGTGGTGGTCATTATTATGGCGATTGTGCTGTCGGTGGTGGGAACCATGTGGTTTCTAGGGGGCGGCTTGCCCTTCATGAGTGAAGACCATGGCGAGGCCGGCGAGACAACAGAGGAAGCCTTTGTACCCAGCACCTACCTGCTGATTGACAAGGCCCTGGTTACCACGGTGCAGGCCCAGGGGCGCCAGCGCTATGCCCAGGTCTACCTGGCTCTGGAGGCGACGGATCCCCAGGCTCTGGCGGCGGCACAGCTGCATCTGCCGCTGATTCGCAGCCAGCTGATCATGCTTCTGGGCAAAAGCGAGTTCAATGATCTGCAGACGCCCGAGGGGCGCAGAGGCCTGGCCGAGCGAATGCTTACAACGGTAAACCAGGTGCTGGAACAGGAAGGTGAACCCGCCGTCAAACGGGTGTTATTCAGAAATTTTGTCGTGCAATAG
- the flhB gene encoding flagellar biosynthesis protein FlhB, whose amino-acid sequence MAEENDNSQEKTEEATPRRLEKAREEGQTARSKELATMAVLLAGAGGLLMFGTSLGASLEAIMRDSFVIERSAIYDTGHMSLQLLASAKEAALALAPILVMLLIAAIFGSIGIGGLLVSGKAIAPKLNRMDPIKGLGRMFSLRSLIELVKAIAKVGLVMAIAILILNLRTEDLLAIAEEPAVPAMEHVLWTLGWSFFLLSCATIVIAMIDVPFQIFDHQKKLRMTMQEVKDEYKDTEGKPEVKGKIRQLQREMAQRRMMQDVPTADVVITNPTHYAVALKYDQKAMGAPVVVAKGADEIAFKIMEIARENKVEILRTPPLTRAVYHNTDIGEEIPDGLYMAIAQVLAYVFQLRQFRKGRGPKPGMPDLPIPSDLRRDV is encoded by the coding sequence ATGGCCGAAGAAAACGACAACAGTCAGGAAAAAACGGAAGAGGCCACCCCCCGAAGGCTCGAAAAGGCCCGGGAGGAGGGCCAGACTGCCCGTTCAAAAGAACTGGCCACCATGGCTGTACTCCTGGCCGGCGCTGGCGGCCTGCTCATGTTCGGCACCAGCCTGGGCGCATCCCTTGAAGCCATCATGCGCGACAGCTTCGTTATCGAGCGCTCCGCCATCTACGACACCGGGCACATGAGCCTCCAGCTACTGGCCTCCGCCAAAGAAGCCGCCCTGGCACTCGCGCCCATCCTCGTGATGCTCCTGATTGCTGCGATCTTCGGCTCCATCGGCATCGGCGGCCTCCTGGTCAGCGGCAAAGCCATCGCACCCAAACTGAACCGCATGGACCCGATCAAGGGCCTTGGCCGCATGTTCTCCCTGCGTTCGCTGATCGAACTGGTCAAAGCCATCGCCAAAGTCGGCCTGGTCATGGCCATTGCCATCCTCATCCTCAACCTGCGCACCGAAGACCTGCTGGCCATCGCCGAAGAGCCGGCGGTGCCCGCCATGGAGCATGTACTCTGGACCCTCGGCTGGAGCTTCTTCCTGCTGTCCTGCGCCACCATCGTTATTGCCATGATCGACGTGCCGTTCCAGATCTTTGATCACCAGAAAAAACTCCGGATGACCATGCAGGAAGTGAAGGACGAGTATAAGGACACCGAGGGTAAACCGGAGGTCAAAGGCAAGATTCGCCAACTCCAGCGAGAAATGGCTCAGCGCCGGATGATGCAGGACGTGCCCACCGCAGACGTGGTGATCACCAACCCGACCCACTACGCGGTGGCCCTGAAATACGACCAGAAAGCCATGGGCGCGCCGGTTGTGGTGGCCAAGGGCGCCGATGAGATTGCCTTCAAGATCATGGAAATCGCCCGCGAGAACAAGGTCGAGATCCTGCGCACACCGCCGCTGACCCGGGCGGTCTATCACAATACTGACATTGGCGAGGAGATACCGGATGGCCTCTATATGGCGATTGCCCAGGTGCTCGCCTATGTGTTCCAGCTTCGTCAGTTCCGCAAAGGGCGCGGGCCCAAGCCCGGCATGCCTGATTTGCCTATTCCGTCGGATTTGCGGCGGGATGTTTAG
- the fliN gene encoding flagellar motor switch protein FliN codes for MADDDKKSGQELSEDEKLAAEWEAAMEESGDEGGREDEWAAAMAEAGADADADDGVQTAPMEEFDTGTEPARGAGPAPDIDVILDIPVTISMEVGNTQIPIRNLLQLNQGSVIELDRLAGEPLDVLVNGTLIAHGEVVMVNEKFGIRLTDVISPGERIKRLQK; via the coding sequence ATGGCTGACGACGACAAGAAAAGCGGGCAGGAGCTCAGCGAAGATGAAAAGCTGGCTGCCGAGTGGGAAGCAGCCATGGAGGAGTCCGGTGATGAAGGTGGCCGTGAAGACGAGTGGGCTGCCGCCATGGCCGAGGCTGGCGCAGACGCAGACGCAGACGATGGCGTTCAGACCGCCCCCATGGAGGAATTTGACACCGGAACCGAGCCCGCCCGGGGCGCCGGCCCGGCACCGGATATCGACGTTATTCTCGATATCCCGGTCACCATTTCCATGGAGGTGGGCAACACCCAGATTCCCATACGCAACCTTCTGCAGCTGAACCAGGGCTCGGTGATCGAGCTGGACCGGCTGGCGGGGGAGCCACTGGATGTCCTGGTCAACGGAACCCTGATTGCCCACGGTGAAGTGGTTATGGTGAATGAAAAATTCGGTATCCGCCTGACCGACGTGATCAGCCCGGGTGAGCGCATCAAACGGTTGCAGAAGTAA
- a CDS encoding STAS domain-containing protein: protein MPIQTRRDDDGQTLVIRIEGRFDFSTHQAFRDAYEHGDPDIRGYIIDLSETTYLDSSALGMLLLLRDYAGGDSGRIVIENCNNDVRRILSISNFEQLFTIR from the coding sequence ATGCCGATTCAGACGCGCCGCGATGATGACGGTCAGACACTTGTTATCAGGATTGAAGGGCGCTTTGACTTCAGCACCCATCAGGCATTCCGGGATGCCTACGAGCATGGTGATCCGGACATCCGCGGTTATATCATAGACCTCTCGGAGACCACCTACCTGGATAGTTCGGCCCTGGGCATGCTGTTATTGCTCCGGGATTACGCCGGTGGCGACAGCGGCCGTATTGTCATTGAAAACTGCAATAACGATGTACGTCGCATTCTCTCCATTTCCAATTTCGAGCAATTGTTCACTATTCGCTGA
- a CDS encoding class I SAM-dependent methyltransferase, with the protein MSTKPTDSSGISFTALYTGAVWHRYGLSDDALATAKGRWLYHVMTPFEAASKAAIGGNIRTFLLQRHLIIDHLIDQAIRDKGITQVLEIACGMSPRGIRLRQRHPLLHMVEADLPDMAGRKALRLLATDRLGDHHQVTPIDILADYGEYQLEKVIDRVFDNTRPVIIITEGLTSYFSLETITRFWQRLSAAMARRPGSIYLSESYYLPIQPLLSTTLKALGRLLGAATRSQVTFHFQTDEQASEHFLSCGFASVTAHNPRSWYRILPIPESRGEPMVRVIEAGS; encoded by the coding sequence ATGAGCACAAAGCCGACTGACAGCTCCGGCATCAGCTTCACAGCCCTGTATACCGGTGCGGTCTGGCACCGGTACGGGCTCTCTGATGACGCCCTCGCCACGGCAAAAGGCCGCTGGCTCTACCACGTGATGACGCCCTTCGAGGCCGCCAGCAAGGCGGCCATTGGCGGCAACATCCGTACCTTTCTGCTCCAGCGCCACCTGATCATTGACCACCTGATCGACCAGGCGATCCGGGACAAGGGCATCACCCAGGTACTGGAAATCGCCTGTGGTATGTCGCCCCGGGGGATCCGGCTCCGGCAACGGCATCCCCTGCTCCACATGGTGGAAGCCGACCTGCCCGACATGGCCGGCCGCAAGGCACTGCGACTTCTGGCCACCGACCGGCTGGGCGACCATCACCAGGTCACGCCAATCGATATCCTCGCGGACTACGGTGAATACCAACTGGAAAAGGTGATCGACCGCGTGTTCGACAACACCCGGCCGGTGATCATCATTACCGAAGGCCTGACCAGTTATTTTTCGCTGGAGACTATCACCCGGTTCTGGCAAAGGCTATCCGCCGCCATGGCCAGGCGTCCGGGCTCGATTTACCTCTCTGAAAGCTACTACCTACCCATCCAGCCGCTGCTGAGCACCACCCTCAAAGCCCTCGGCCGCTTGCTCGGAGCAGCCACCCGAAGCCAGGTTACTTTCCACTTCCAGACCGACGAGCAGGCCAGTGAGCATTTCCTGTCCTGCGGTTTTGCTTCGGTCACGGCACATAACCCCCGATCCTGGTACCGGATTCTGCCGATTCCCGAAAGCCGCGGGGAGCCGATGGTTCGGGTTATTGAGGCTGGCAGCTGA
- the fliM gene encoding flagellar motor switch protein FliM — protein sequence MQDLLSQDEIDALLHGVDDGDIDTYEETDETGIKSYDLSSQDRIVRGRMPTLEMINERFARYTRISLFNLMRRNADVSTGGVKIMKFGEYIHTLYVPTSLNLCKVRPLRGTSLFVLDAKLVFKLVDNFFGGEGRHAKIEGREFTPTETRIVQMVLNQVFTDMKEAWHAVLKVDFEYLSSEVNPAMANIVSPSEVVVVSTFHIELDGGGGELHFALPYSMIEPIRDVLDAGVQSDIDDVDERWVNALQEDIKEVNVPINTTVCRRRISLRDIAKLKAGDIIPVEMPEHLTVTANGIPIYKATMGTRDGKLALRIHERATLPKVKKQLKVGRNG from the coding sequence ATGCAGGACTTGTTGTCACAGGATGAAATCGATGCCCTCCTCCACGGGGTGGACGATGGCGACATTGATACCTATGAAGAGACCGATGAAACCGGCATAAAGTCCTACGACCTCTCCAGTCAGGATCGCATTGTCCGTGGTCGCATGCCGACTCTGGAAATGATCAATGAACGGTTTGCCCGTTATACCCGAATCAGTCTTTTCAACCTGATGCGCCGCAATGCCGATGTGTCCACCGGCGGCGTCAAGATCATGAAATTCGGTGAATACATCCACACGTTGTATGTGCCTACCAGCCTCAACCTGTGCAAGGTACGCCCGTTGCGCGGCACCTCCCTGTTCGTGCTGGACGCCAAGCTGGTGTTCAAGCTGGTGGACAATTTCTTCGGCGGGGAAGGGCGGCATGCCAAGATCGAAGGCCGGGAATTCACGCCGACCGAGACCCGCATCGTGCAGATGGTTCTGAACCAGGTTTTCACCGATATGAAAGAGGCCTGGCACGCCGTACTCAAGGTCGATTTCGAATACCTCAGCTCGGAAGTCAATCCGGCGATGGCCAATATCGTCAGCCCCAGCGAAGTGGTGGTGGTCAGCACCTTCCATATCGAGCTGGACGGCGGCGGCGGTGAGCTCCACTTTGCCCTGCCGTACTCCATGATTGAGCCTATCAGGGACGTGCTGGACGCCGGGGTTCAGAGCGATATTGATGACGTTGATGAGCGCTGGGTGAACGCACTTCAGGAAGACATCAAGGAAGTCAACGTACCGATCAACACCACGGTGTGTCGTCGCCGCATCTCCTTGCGGGATATTGCCAAACTGAAAGCCGGAGACATCATCCCCGTGGAAATGCCGGAGCACCTGACCGTGACCGCCAATGGCATTCCCATCTACAAAGCCACGATGGGGACCCGCGATGGAAAACTGGCGCTGAGAATTCACGAACGGGCAACGCTGCCCAAAGTAAAGAAACAACTGAAGGTGGGACGCAATGGCTGA
- the fliQ gene encoding flagellar biosynthesis protein FliQ, with product MTPETVIDILREALWLIVLLSSVIIGPGLVIGLVVSTFQAATQINEQTLSFLPRLLITLIVIIVWGPWMLTQLLDHANRLFANIPYLIG from the coding sequence ATGACACCGGAAACCGTTATCGATATCCTGCGCGAGGCACTGTGGCTGATCGTTCTGTTATCGTCGGTCATCATCGGCCCGGGGCTGGTTATTGGCCTGGTTGTCAGCACCTTCCAGGCGGCGACCCAGATCAACGAGCAGACCCTCAGTTTCCTGCCGCGCCTGTTGATTACCCTGATCGTCATCATCGTCTGGGGTCCCTGGATGCTGACCCAGCTCCTGGACCACGCCAACCGCCTGTTCGCCAACATCCCCTACCTGATCGGCTGA
- the fliP gene encoding flagellar type III secretion system pore protein FliP (The bacterial flagellar biogenesis protein FliP forms a type III secretion system (T3SS)-type pore required for flagellar assembly.) — protein MLKRLIPSLIVLAGLAWAPLALAQESTGIPAIPAFTVSPASGEGVQEYSVTLQILALMTALTFLPAMLMMMTSFTRIIVVFAILRQAIGLQSTPSNQILLGLALFLSIFIMKPVLEEANQVGLQPYLQEEVTSIEAVKLASQPFKKFMLEQTREDDLALFMRIADVTYDTPEDVSFWILMPAFVTSELKTAFQIGFILFIPFLVIDMVVASVLMAMGMMMLSPIIISLPFKIMLFVLVDGWALIMGTLAASYGI, from the coding sequence ATGCTCAAACGACTGATCCCGTCCCTGATTGTACTGGCCGGCCTGGCCTGGGCGCCGCTGGCACTGGCCCAGGAATCGACTGGCATTCCAGCGATTCCCGCCTTCACGGTCTCGCCGGCCTCGGGCGAGGGCGTCCAGGAATACTCGGTAACCCTGCAGATCCTGGCGCTGATGACCGCGCTGACCTTCCTGCCGGCCATGCTCATGATGATGACCTCGTTCACCCGCATCATCGTGGTGTTTGCCATTCTCCGTCAGGCCATCGGCCTGCAGTCCACGCCTTCGAACCAGATCCTGCTGGGCCTGGCGCTGTTCCTGAGCATCTTCATCATGAAGCCGGTTCTGGAAGAGGCCAACCAGGTGGGTCTGCAGCCCTATCTGCAGGAAGAAGTGACCTCGATCGAAGCGGTGAAGCTGGCCAGCCAGCCGTTCAAGAAATTCATGCTGGAACAGACCCGGGAAGACGACCTGGCCCTGTTCATGCGAATTGCTGACGTGACCTACGACACGCCGGAGGATGTCTCCTTCTGGATACTGATGCCGGCATTTGTCACCAGCGAGCTCAAGACCGCCTTCCAGATCGGGTTTATCCTGTTTATCCCGTTCCTGGTTATCGACATGGTAGTGGCCAGTGTTCTAATGGCCATGGGTATGATGATGCTCTCGCCCATCATCATCTCTCTGCCCTTCAAGATCATGCTGTTTGTACTGGTCGACGGCTGGGCCCTGATCATGGGCACCCTGGCCGCCAGTTACGGAATATAG
- the fliR gene encoding flagellar biosynthetic protein FliR, whose translation MMPTDISADLLGQWVGQHLWPLFRLASFLMVVPIFGTQLVPARVRLGLALLMTILIVPMIPPVPQVDALSADAVVISLQQILIGVGMGFALTALWQLFVIAGQMIAMQMGLGFASMVDPANGINVPVLAQIYTITITLLFLAMNGHLVALEVFVESFRSMPIGMEGLGQAGVWELAHRISWMFASAMLLALPAVTAVLIVNISFGVMTRAAPQMNIFALGFPIGLIFGLFAIWVLHANFLPHFEQYTRETFDFMRGLQRQP comes from the coding sequence ATGATGCCGACGGACATCAGCGCGGACCTCCTGGGCCAGTGGGTCGGCCAGCATCTCTGGCCCCTGTTCCGCCTGGCCAGCTTTCTGATGGTAGTCCCCATCTTTGGCACCCAACTGGTACCGGCCCGGGTGCGCCTCGGCCTTGCCTTGCTGATGACCATACTTATCGTGCCCATGATCCCGCCGGTTCCACAGGTCGATGCCTTGAGCGCCGACGCCGTGGTCATCAGCCTGCAACAGATCCTGATCGGTGTCGGCATGGGCTTTGCGCTGACCGCCCTGTGGCAACTCTTCGTCATCGCCGGGCAGATGATCGCCATGCAGATGGGGCTCGGCTTCGCCTCCATGGTCGACCCGGCCAACGGCATCAACGTACCGGTGCTGGCGCAGATCTACACCATCACCATCACCCTCCTGTTCCTGGCCATGAACGGACACCTGGTCGCCCTCGAAGTCTTCGTCGAAAGCTTCCGCTCCATGCCCATCGGCATGGAAGGCCTGGGGCAGGCCGGCGTCTGGGAACTGGCCCACCGAATAAGCTGGATGTTTGCCTCCGCGATGCTGCTGGCACTGCCGGCCGTCACCGCGGTACTGATCGTCAACATCTCCTTCGGCGTGATGACCCGAGCCGCGCCCCAGATGAACATCTTCGCCCTGGGGTTCCCGATTGGCCTGATTTTTGGATTGTTTGCCATATGGGTGCTGCACGCCAATTTTCTGCCACACTTTGAGCAGTACACGAGAGAGACGTTTGATTTCATGCGGGGGCTCCAACGGCAGCCCTGA
- the fliO gene encoding flagellar biosynthetic protein FliO codes for MWSRLPGIALLVLAAPALAQETAGKSAVAAPARAPDTLGTIVSLGLGLVAVIAVIYGCAWIIRRMNGMTGMNNNAIKVVSVMAIGARERIALIEVGGQQILLGITPSAIRTLHVFDEPVVDPGNANSGDFARRLQSMIGKSWTSPTRND; via the coding sequence ATGTGGTCCAGACTCCCGGGTATCGCACTGCTGGTACTGGCGGCTCCGGCCCTGGCCCAGGAAACGGCGGGCAAGTCGGCCGTTGCGGCCCCGGCCCGGGCGCCGGATACGCTTGGCACCATCGTCAGCCTTGGCCTGGGCCTGGTTGCCGTGATCGCGGTGATTTATGGCTGCGCCTGGATTATCCGCCGGATGAACGGCATGACCGGAATGAACAACAACGCCATCAAGGTGGTGTCGGTCATGGCCATTGGCGCCCGGGAACGGATCGCGCTGATCGAGGTGGGCGGCCAGCAGATCCTGTTGGGAATCACGCCCTCGGCGATCCGGACCCTGCACGTATTTGACGAGCCGGTTGTCGACCCTGGCAATGCCAATTCCGGTGATTTCGCCCGCCGTCTGCAAAGCATGATCGGCAAATCCTGGACCTCCCCGACAAGGAATGACTAG